In the genome of Deinococcus aetherius, the window CATGACCGTGGTCGTGGCCGTGCGTGTGGGCCATCTTCCCCTCACCCCGCCCGTCGGGGAAAGGTGCCGGGCCGCCCCTCGCCCTCGCCCGTCATGACCGAGACGGTGCCGCCCGACTCCAGGACGGCGAGGCGAACCCGGGTCACGTCGTCCACCCCCTGACGGCGCAGTTGCTGCTCCAGGGACTGCCGCGAGACCCGCACCCGGCGCATCGCCTCCTCCCGGAGCCGTCCGTGCTCGATCAGCACGACGGGCGGGTTGTCCACGAGGTCGTGAAAACGGGCGAAGCGGGCGCTGAGCCAGGACGTGAGCCCCTGGAGGAGGGCGAGGCACAGCAGGGCGAGGGCCCCCTCCGCGAGGTTGCGGCCCATGATCGAGCTGGCGACCAGGGACCCCGCCGCCACGTTGATCAGGAAGTCGAAGGACGTGAAGGACGCGAAGGTGCGCGAGCCGAAGGAGCGGGCGATGAGGACCGCCAGGGCGTACAGGAGCAGCACGGAGAGGATCACGCGGACGAGAAACTCCGCCGACCAGCCACCCTGTGGCGTGAGGATGTCCCGCAGGACCGAGAGCAACACGTCCATGCCCCACCCTACCCCGCGTTCCCCGGTTCCGTTCCCCGCCACCGCAGCAGCCGCAGGGCGTTGGCAGTGACGAGGGCCGTGGCCCCGGTGTCCGCCAGGATCGCCGTCCACAGGTTCGTGACGCCGAGCAGCGTGGTGACGAGGAAGACGGCCTTGAGCCCGAGCGCGAAGGCGAGGTTCTGCCGGATGTTGCCCAGGGTGGCGCGCCCGAGTGAGACGAGGTCGGCCACCCCCGTCACCCGTCCGTGGAGGAGGGCGGCGTCGGCGGTCTCCAGCGCCACGTCGGTGCCGCCGCCCATCGCCACCCCGACGCTGCTCGCGGCGAGGGCGGGCGCGTCGTTGATCCCGTCGCCGACCATAAGAACCCCGCCGTGCGCGCGAAGCTCCCCGATCAGGCGCAGCTTGTCCCCCGGCAGCAGCTCCGCCCGCACCTCCAGCCCGAGGGGGGCGGCCACAGCGTGCGCGGTGCGGGCGTTGTCCCCGGTCAGCATCAGGGGACGCAGGCCCAGGGCGCGCAGCCGGGAGACGGCCTCCCCCGCGTCGGGCCGCGCCTCGTCCCGCAGGGCGATCAGCGCGAGGGCGCCGCCTGGGCGGTCCTCGGCGAGGACGACGACGGTCTGGCCCAGGTCCTCCAGCCTCTGAACCTCCGCCTGCCCGTCAGCGCCCAGCCACCCCCGCTCCAGCGCGAAACGCGGGGAGACGACGTGCAGGGCCCGGCCCTCCACGGTGGCGCTTACCCCGCGTCCCGCCTGGGCCTGCCCCGCCTCGGCTCGGGGCACGTCCAGCCCCAGCTCCTCTGCCCGCCGCACGACCGCCCGGGCGAGGGGGTGGTCGCTGCCGCCCTCCACCGCCGCCGCGAGGCGCAGGGCCTCCTGTTCACCCAGAGCGCCCAGGGGCCGCACGGCCGTCACCGTCGGCGTTCCGGCGGTCAGCGTGCCCGTCTTGTCGAAAGCGACCGTGCGGGCCCGGCCCAGGGCCTCCAGCGCCGCGCCCCCCTTCACGAGCAGGCCGCGCCGGGCCCCCGCCGCCAGGGCGCTCGTGATCGCGGCGGGCACCGACAGCACCAGCGCGCACGGGCAGCCGATCAGGAGCAGCGCGAGCCCCCGGTACAGCCACGTCGTCCACTCGGCCCCGGTCAGGAGGGGCGGCAGGGCGGCGACGGCCACGCTCACCGCCACCACCCCGGGCGTGTACAGGCGGCTGAAGCGGTCGATCAGCCGGGCGGTGGGGGCGCGGCTGGCCTCGGCCTCCTCGACGAGCCGCAGGATGCGGGCCAGGGTGTTGTCGCCCGCCCCCCGGGTCACGCGAACGCTCAGCACCCCGCCCCCGTTCACGCTCCCCGCGTACACGGGGTCGCCCAGCCCCTTCTCCACCGGCACGCTCTCGCCCGTCACGGGGCTGTCGTCGAGCGCGGACCCGCCCGCCACGATCACCCCGTCGGCGGGCACCCGCGCCCCGGGCCTCACCTGGATGCGCTGCCCGACGTGCAGGGTGTCGGCCCCGACCTCGCGCACCCGCCCGCCCTCCTCCAGCAGGGCGGTGCGCGGCGTCAGGGCAGCCAGCGAGCGGATGCCCGCCCTGGCCCGCCCCGCCGCCACCCCCTCCAGCAATTCCCCCACCACGAAGAGGAAGACGACGACCGCCCCCTCCGCCGCCTCGCCGATCAGGAGTGCCCCCAGCGCCGCGAGCGTGACGAGCGTGTGAATCGAGAAGGGCTCGCCCAGCCGCGCGGAGGCCACGGCCCGCCGGGCGAGCGGCCACCCTCCCATCAGCGTCGCCGCCGCGTAGCCCCAGGCGGGGGCGCCGGGAAGGATCAGCGCCAGCCCCCACGCCAGGGCGAGCAGGGCCCCGGTGAGGAGGACCAGCCGCCCCTGCGCGCCCGCGTACCACGGCAGGCTGTCCCCGGCGGCCTGGTCACGCGCGTGGCCGTGGTCATGGTGGGATTCCGCCCGGCCCTCCGCGCCCGTCGGCAGCGCCCGGGGCGTGTACCCCAACGCCCGCAGGTGACCTTCGAGCACCTCGCGCGGCGTCTGCGTCTCGTCGAGGTGGAGCCGCAACACCCCGGTCTGGAAGCTCGACTGCACCTCCCGCGCTCCGGGCAGCCGCGTCACCGCGCGCTCGACCTTCTGCATACACGAGGCGCAGTCCATCCCGTCCACGTGGTAGCGCAGTTCCGGGCCCGGCGTGGTGGGCGAAAGGACTTCGGCGGGGCGGGACATGCCCCAGTATATCTGAGCAAGTGCTCAGGTGTCGGGGAGATGACGACGAGGATAGCTCTTTCGTGCTTGGGCGTCGAGTGCGACCCATCCCCGCCCTGCCCGGTGCCCTTGTGCGGTCGGGGCGGGCCTGTCTCGGTCCCGGAAGTCCGGCGGACGAGGGCTCAGGCGTTCCTTCGGAAAAGTGCGTTCTCGGTATGAAGAGCGGGACGTAGGTTTGCCTCCCGCCAAGCCCTTCACCACTTTCGGAAAGCCCCGCATTTCCCGGGCGATCAAGCGTCACAGAACCGGTTACGATACGCCGCCGCCCTCCTGATTGGCTAGACGGCTAGACGAGTATGTGAAGTTTTGCTCTAGGTTCCGTGCAGGCCTGTAAAGGAATTCACCTTCATTTGGCGCGCCCCCAGCCGCTAATCTCGGGAAGGTTCCGGGCTCCCTTTTTGCACCCGGCTCTGGGGCGGGCATTTTTTGTTTGGCCAACT includes:
- a CDS encoding DUF421 domain-containing protein, whose translation is MDVLLSVLRDILTPQGGWSAEFLVRVILSVLLLYALAVLIARSFGSRTFASFTSFDFLINVAAGSLVASSIMGRNLAEGALALLCLALLQGLTSWLSARFARFHDLVDNPPVVLIEHGRLREEAMRRVRVSRQSLEQQLRRQGVDDVTRVRLAVLESGGTVSVMTGEGEGRPGTFPRRAG
- a CDS encoding heavy metal translocating P-type ATPase translates to MSRPAEVLSPTTPGPELRYHVDGMDCASCMQKVERAVTRLPGAREVQSSFQTGVLRLHLDETQTPREVLEGHLRALGYTPRALPTGAEGRAESHHDHGHARDQAAGDSLPWYAGAQGRLVLLTGALLALAWGLALILPGAPAWGYAAATLMGGWPLARRAVASARLGEPFSIHTLVTLAALGALLIGEAAEGAVVVFLFVVGELLEGVAAGRARAGIRSLAALTPRTALLEEGGRVREVGADTLHVGQRIQVRPGARVPADGVIVAGGSALDDSPVTGESVPVEKGLGDPVYAGSVNGGGVLSVRVTRGAGDNTLARILRLVEEAEASRAPTARLIDRFSRLYTPGVVAVSVAVAALPPLLTGAEWTTWLYRGLALLLIGCPCALVLSVPAAITSALAAGARRGLLVKGGAALEALGRARTVAFDKTGTLTAGTPTVTAVRPLGALGEQEALRLAAAVEGGSDHPLARAVVRRAEELGLDVPRAEAGQAQAGRGVSATVEGRALHVVSPRFALERGWLGADGQAEVQRLEDLGQTVVVLAEDRPGGALALIALRDEARPDAGEAVSRLRALGLRPLMLTGDNARTAHAVAAPLGLEVRAELLPGDKLRLIGELRAHGGVLMVGDGINDAPALAASSVGVAMGGGTDVALETADAALLHGRVTGVADLVSLGRATLGNIRQNLAFALGLKAVFLVTTLLGVTNLWTAILADTGATALVTANALRLLRWRGTEPGNAG